CTCCCAATGCGCGCCCGACCAGTGTCGCCATCGATCCGGACAGCAACCACTGGTATGTGTCGCTCAGCGGCATCAACAGGGTGCTCAAGCTGGATCGGCTGAATACGCTCGTCGGGCAGGTCGATATCGAATCTCCCGGATTGCTGGCGGTCCATCCCCGGGAAGACCTGCTCTTCGTGAGTCGTTCCCAGACGGCCGTGAACCCGCCCCCCAAGATCGGCGTGATCGAGCGTTCCACGATGACGCTGCGTGAGGTCGACCTGCCGTCCTCTCGGCCGTATGCGCTGGTCGCGGATCCGCGTGGCGGCTTCGTGTACACCGGTAGTCTGATGGAAAACCGGATCATGAGCATCAATACGCAGACGGATGCGGTCACCTTTACCCTCCTGTCCGCGCCCTTCCACTCGTTCGGCCAGTTCGCCATGTCGCCGGAAGGGACGCGGACCGTCCTCGCAGGGCAGCTTACCAGTCAGCTGCTTCTGATGGATTCCAGCGCGCCGGCGTCGTTCGTGCGCATGGGCGATATCGAGGTCGGGGCCAAGCCGGGCCACCCGGTCTTTTCGCCCGACGGCCAGTACGTCTACATCGGCAATGGCGGCGAAAACACGGTGTCGGTCATCGATGTCGACACGCGGACGATTTTCGCGACGATCGATGGACCGGGACTCGCCGAGCCCTTCGGTGCGTCGATCTCGCCGAACGGTCGGTATCTGTTCATCGGCAACC
The genomic region above belongs to Rhodothermales bacterium and contains:
- a CDS encoding c-type cytochrome domain-containing protein; this encodes MKTNRTVSLPIILLFSAIGLLTGCELTTPPPPFDRFAVDDIIYTQHIQPIFDAKCTRCHEGPDAANGLRLNTWENLLAGSDDGEAIIAYDGDKSLLIGLTSRLVGGPHPFEQAADTLTTEEVNFIKRWIDGGARFDGGIIPFADATQLLYVPNENDALISVIDAETQLVIRNVDLVQDFKLSPNARPTSVAIDPDSNHWYVSLSGINRVLKLDRLNTLVGQVDIESPGLLAVHPREDLLFVSRSQTAVNPPPKIGVIERSTMTLREVDLPSSRPYALVADPRGGFVYTGSLMENRIMSINTQTDAVTFTLLSAPFHSFGQFAMSPEGTRTVLAGQLTSQLLLMDSSAPASFVRMGDIEVGAKPGHPVFSPDGQYVYIGNGGENTVSVIDVDTRTIFATIDGPGLAEPFGASISPNGRYLFIGNRNSNGTYTPRFNLGTNQGIGTVTVINTETNQIERVIEVGRAPAALSQIMF